One Mycobacterium marseillense DNA window includes the following coding sequences:
- a CDS encoding thiamine pyrophosphate-binding protein has protein sequence MAVPVYKRILDLFEAEGINTLFGIPDPNFVHMFAEAEARGWSVVAPHHELSAGFMADAASRMTGKPGLCIGTLGPGMANMAGAIQCALVENSPVIFLGGQRARITERRVRRGRIQFVRQEPLFAASVKYSSSIEYADQTDEIIHEAIRQAMSGTPGPAYVEYPSHVILEALDVADPLPPHRYRLVNQGAGAPEIAKAAKLIREAKRPILLVGHGVHTSRTGPAVKELADLMACPVIQTSGGTSYIPGLQDRTFPYLFSPAANEAVEESDLCVALGTELGEPMHYGRTQHWADNDANRKWVYVEQDPAAIGVNRQFDVPLVGDLRGVVPQLVEALRDTPRTPAANLEKLVKADAEELAQLAENAPSGRPIHPARYVVEATKAFNELDDAIMVRDGGATVIFQWTYSQSKPRDVIWNQNFGHLGTGLPYAVGASVAEGGKRPVMLLTSDSAFLFHIAELETAARQNLPLVCVVGVDHQWGLEVGVYKRTFSQPSPQPGVHWSKDVRMDKIAEGFGCHGEFVEKEEEIGPAIARAYASGKVGVVHVCIDPKANSEEMPKYDRFRTWYAEGTQ, from the coding sequence ATGGCCGTGCCTGTCTACAAACGCATCCTCGACCTGTTCGAGGCCGAGGGCATCAACACACTGTTCGGTATCCCGGACCCGAACTTCGTGCACATGTTCGCCGAGGCCGAGGCTCGCGGGTGGTCGGTGGTCGCGCCGCATCACGAACTGAGCGCAGGTTTCATGGCCGACGCGGCGTCGCGGATGACGGGCAAGCCCGGCCTGTGCATCGGCACGCTCGGCCCAGGCATGGCCAACATGGCCGGAGCGATCCAGTGCGCGCTCGTGGAGAACTCGCCGGTGATCTTCCTCGGCGGCCAGCGCGCCCGGATCACCGAGCGCCGGGTCCGACGCGGCCGCATCCAATTCGTCCGTCAGGAACCACTTTTCGCGGCGTCGGTGAAGTACAGCAGCTCGATCGAGTACGCCGACCAGACCGACGAGATCATCCATGAGGCGATCCGCCAGGCCATGTCGGGCACCCCCGGCCCGGCCTACGTCGAATACCCGTCGCACGTCATCCTCGAAGCGCTCGACGTGGCCGATCCACTACCGCCCCACCGGTATCGCCTCGTCAACCAGGGGGCCGGCGCCCCGGAGATTGCCAAGGCCGCGAAGCTGATCCGCGAAGCGAAGCGCCCGATTCTGTTGGTGGGACACGGCGTGCACACGTCGCGTACCGGCCCCGCGGTCAAGGAGCTCGCGGACCTGATGGCCTGCCCGGTCATCCAGACCTCCGGGGGTACGTCATACATCCCGGGTCTGCAGGACCGGACCTTCCCCTACCTGTTCTCCCCGGCCGCCAACGAGGCGGTCGAGGAATCCGACCTGTGCGTCGCGCTGGGAACCGAACTCGGTGAGCCCATGCACTACGGGCGGACTCAGCATTGGGCGGACAACGACGCGAACCGCAAATGGGTGTACGTGGAGCAGGACCCGGCCGCCATCGGTGTCAACCGCCAGTTCGACGTGCCGCTGGTGGGCGATCTGCGCGGCGTCGTGCCGCAGCTCGTCGAGGCGCTCCGCGACACGCCGCGCACCCCGGCGGCCAACCTCGAGAAGTTGGTCAAGGCCGACGCCGAGGAGCTCGCTCAGCTCGCCGAGAACGCGCCGTCGGGCCGTCCGATTCACCCGGCGCGCTACGTCGTCGAGGCCACCAAGGCGTTCAACGAACTCGACGACGCCATCATGGTCCGGGATGGCGGCGCGACCGTCATATTTCAGTGGACTTACTCGCAGTCCAAGCCGCGCGACGTCATCTGGAACCAGAACTTCGGCCACCTCGGCACCGGCCTGCCCTACGCGGTCGGGGCATCCGTCGCCGAGGGCGGCAAGCGCCCCGTCATGCTGCTGACCAGCGACTCGGCGTTCCTCTTCCACATCGCCGAGCTGGAAACGGCTGCGCGGCAAAATCTTCCGCTGGTGTGCGTGGTGGGCGTCGACCACCAGTGGGGCCTGGAGGTGGGCGTCTACAAGCGCACCTTCTCCCAGCCGTCGCCGCAGCCCGGCGTGCACTGGAGCAAGGACGTCCGAATGGACAAGATCGCGGAGGGCTTCGGCTGCCACGGTGAGTTCGTCGAGA
- a CDS encoding CaiB/BaiF CoA transferase family protein has translation MAGVRVIDLTAMVMGPYCTQIMADMGADVIKVEPPQGDNTRYISVGPAPGMSGVFVNVNRGKRSIVLDLHTEVGTRALRALVETADVFIHSMRAKAIAKLGFGYDDVAAINPQVIYTNCYGYGRRGPDRDRPAYDDTIQAECGLPAVQQQLTGEADYVGTIMADKIAGLTALYATTMALFHRERTGQGQEVEVAMFETMASFMLVEHANGALFDPPLGPAVYPRTVAPNRRPYRTSDGYIAALIYNDKHWNAFMKAVQPPWASELYATLEQRAREIDTVYGLVAETMKERSTAEWLELLRELEIPAAPLNTPGALFDDPHLNAVGMFETVHTPHGPVRFPGVPTWFSQTPGRVAGPAPELGADTAAVLDELGLAVDANPG, from the coding sequence ATGGCCGGTGTGCGCGTGATCGATCTGACCGCGATGGTGATGGGGCCCTACTGCACTCAGATCATGGCCGACATGGGCGCCGACGTGATCAAAGTCGAACCGCCCCAGGGCGATAACACCCGCTACATCTCCGTGGGCCCGGCGCCGGGCATGAGCGGGGTGTTCGTCAACGTCAACCGCGGCAAGCGCAGCATCGTGCTGGACCTGCACACCGAGGTCGGGACGCGGGCGTTGCGCGCCCTGGTCGAGACCGCCGACGTGTTCATCCACTCGATGCGCGCCAAGGCGATCGCCAAGCTCGGCTTCGGTTACGACGACGTCGCCGCGATCAATCCCCAAGTCATCTACACCAATTGCTACGGGTACGGGCGGCGCGGGCCCGATCGCGATCGCCCCGCTTACGACGACACGATCCAGGCCGAATGCGGCCTGCCCGCCGTGCAGCAGCAGTTGACCGGTGAGGCCGACTACGTCGGCACCATCATGGCCGACAAGATCGCCGGGCTGACGGCGCTGTACGCCACGACGATGGCGTTGTTTCACCGCGAGCGCACCGGGCAGGGGCAAGAGGTCGAGGTCGCCATGTTCGAAACCATGGCGTCGTTCATGCTCGTCGAACATGCCAACGGCGCGCTGTTCGATCCCCCACTGGGACCCGCGGTGTATCCGCGCACCGTGGCGCCCAACCGCCGTCCGTACCGCACCAGCGACGGCTACATCGCCGCGCTGATCTACAACGACAAGCACTGGAACGCGTTCATGAAGGCCGTGCAGCCGCCGTGGGCCAGCGAGCTGTACGCGACGCTGGAACAGCGTGCCCGCGAGATCGACACCGTCTACGGGCTGGTCGCCGAGACGATGAAGGAGCGTTCCACCGCGGAGTGGTTGGAGCTGCTCCGCGAACTCGAGATCCCGGCCGCGCCGCTGAACACGCCCGGCGCGCTGTTCGACGATCCGCATCTCAATGCCGTCGGCATGTTCGAGACGGTCCACACCCCGCACGGGCCGGTCCGCTTCCCCGGCGTCCCCACCTGGTTCTCACAGACACCGGGGCGCGTCGCGGGGCCGGCACCAGAACTCGGCGCCGACACCGCGGCGGTCCTCGACGAGCTGGGTCTGGCGGTCGACGCGAACCCCGGATAA
- a CDS encoding SDR family NAD(P)-dependent oxidoreductase: protein MSETPAAPLRFDGRVAVVTGAGRGLGRAYAKLLASRGAKVVVNDVGGALDGAGVDVGPAEQVVAEITAAGGQAVACSASVATAEGGGAIIATALEHYGRVDILVHNAGNVRRASLKEMSYEDFDAVLDVHLRGAFNVVRPAFPLMCAAGYGRMVLTSSIGGLYGNHDVANYAAAKAGVIGLSNVAALEGAPEGVRCNVIVPAAVTRMAEGIDTSAYPPMDPELVAPVVGWLAHESCSVTGELFIALAGRVARAVVAESPGVCRSSWTIEDVGNHLDAIRYVEAPLIFPVVPDGHNQHIRYSFELAQRSNELPGSTHQGALNG from the coding sequence TTGAGCGAAACCCCCGCAGCACCACTACGATTCGACGGCCGCGTCGCCGTGGTGACCGGAGCGGGCCGAGGGCTGGGCCGTGCGTACGCGAAGCTGCTGGCCTCGCGTGGGGCGAAGGTGGTCGTCAACGACGTCGGCGGCGCCCTCGACGGAGCCGGGGTCGACGTCGGTCCGGCCGAGCAGGTCGTCGCCGAGATCACCGCGGCGGGCGGGCAGGCCGTCGCGTGCAGCGCGTCCGTCGCGACCGCCGAGGGCGGCGGCGCGATCATCGCGACCGCGCTCGAGCACTATGGCCGCGTCGACATCCTGGTGCACAACGCCGGCAACGTCCGTCGCGCCTCACTGAAGGAGATGAGCTACGAGGATTTCGACGCCGTGCTCGACGTGCACCTGCGCGGCGCGTTCAACGTGGTGCGCCCGGCGTTTCCCCTGATGTGCGCGGCGGGCTACGGCCGCATGGTGCTGACGTCGTCGATCGGCGGCCTGTACGGAAACCACGACGTGGCCAACTACGCGGCCGCGAAGGCGGGCGTGATCGGGTTGTCCAATGTCGCCGCGCTGGAAGGCGCCCCCGAGGGGGTGCGCTGCAACGTGATCGTGCCCGCGGCCGTGACACGCATGGCCGAAGGCATTGATACCTCGGCCTATCCGCCGATGGACCCGGAACTCGTTGCGCCGGTGGTGGGTTGGCTCGCACACGAGTCGTGCTCGGTGACCGGCGAGCTGTTCATCGCGCTGGCGGGGCGCGTGGCCCGGGCGGTCGTCGCCGAGAGCCCCGGCGTGTGCCGGTCGTCGTGGACGATCGAGGACGTCGGCAATCATCTGGACGCGATCCGCTACGTGGAGGCCCCCCTGATCTTCCCGGTCGTCCCGGACGGCCACAACCAGCACATCCGCTACAGCTTCGAGTTGGCACAGAGGTCAAACGAACTACCTGGCTCGACCCACCAAGGAGCGCTCAATGGCTAG
- a CDS encoding flavin-containing monooxygenase, with protein sequence MTMHQDNCGPTQTPDDIDIATLREKYRLEREKRLRTEGSKQYIELEDDFAGYYEVDPYTPATPRDPICEDIDVAVLGGGFGGLLSAAYLKKAGVDDVRVIELGGDFGGVWYWNRYPGIQCDNESYCYIPLLEELDFMPSKKFADGAEIYQHCRNIGKHFGLYDSAIFSTQVRDLRWDEEIKRWRIGTNRDDDIRARFVVLASGPFHRPKLPGIPGIKDFKGHAFHSSRWDYDYTGGDSGGNLHKLADKRVAVIGTGATAIQIVPFLARDTQHLYVFQRTPSTVDQRNNAPTDPEWAKSLRPGWQRERQRNFHSWTFEGMALGQPDLVCDFWTELGRNTAARVLALDDPASLTPEQFMAIREEEDYKLMERLRRRIDVIVEDAQTAEALKPYYRFLCKRPLSNDEFLPVFNRPNVTLVDVSDSKGVERITEKGLVAGGVEYEVDCIVYASGFEITTEISRRYSMDTIEGRDGLSLFDYWRDGYKTLHGMTSRGFPNQFYTGFTQVGISANIAANYELQGEHIAYVIAEALRRGATTVEPSEEAQEQWCATIRETAVDNSAFDAQCTPGYYNNEGGGGGEGIRSHLGEPYGPGFYAFEDLLRLWRDKGDLDGLVLGT encoded by the coding sequence ATGACCATGCACCAGGACAACTGCGGCCCCACCCAGACGCCCGACGACATCGACATCGCCACGCTGCGCGAGAAGTACCGGCTGGAGCGCGAAAAGCGGCTGCGCACGGAGGGCTCCAAGCAGTACATCGAGTTGGAGGACGACTTCGCCGGCTACTACGAGGTCGATCCCTACACCCCGGCGACGCCACGCGACCCGATCTGCGAGGACATCGACGTCGCGGTCCTCGGCGGCGGATTCGGGGGCCTGCTGTCGGCGGCCTACCTGAAGAAGGCCGGCGTCGACGACGTACGCGTCATCGAGCTCGGCGGCGACTTCGGCGGCGTCTGGTACTGGAACCGCTATCCGGGCATCCAGTGCGACAACGAATCTTATTGCTACATACCGCTTCTCGAAGAGCTCGACTTCATGCCGTCGAAGAAGTTCGCCGACGGCGCCGAGATCTACCAGCACTGCCGCAACATCGGCAAACATTTCGGCCTCTACGACTCGGCGATCTTCTCCACCCAGGTGCGCGACCTGCGCTGGGACGAGGAGATCAAGCGCTGGCGAATCGGCACCAACCGCGACGACGACATCCGTGCCCGGTTCGTGGTGCTGGCGTCGGGCCCCTTCCACCGGCCGAAATTGCCTGGCATTCCGGGGATTAAGGACTTCAAGGGGCACGCGTTCCACTCCTCGCGGTGGGACTACGACTACACCGGCGGGGACAGCGGCGGCAACCTGCACAAGCTGGCAGACAAGAGGGTGGCCGTCATCGGCACCGGCGCCACCGCGATCCAGATCGTCCCGTTCCTGGCTCGAGACACCCAGCACCTCTATGTCTTTCAGCGCACCCCCTCGACGGTCGACCAGCGCAACAACGCGCCCACCGATCCGGAGTGGGCGAAGTCGTTGCGGCCGGGCTGGCAGCGGGAACGGCAACGCAACTTCCACTCCTGGACGTTCGAAGGCATGGCGCTGGGTCAGCCGGATCTGGTGTGCGACTTCTGGACCGAGCTCGGGCGCAACACCGCGGCCCGGGTGCTCGCGCTGGACGATCCGGCGTCGTTGACCCCCGAGCAGTTCATGGCGATCCGCGAAGAAGAGGATTACAAGCTGATGGAGCGGCTGCGCCGCCGCATCGACGTGATCGTCGAGGATGCGCAGACCGCCGAGGCGCTCAAGCCCTACTACCGCTTCCTATGCAAACGCCCACTGTCCAACGACGAGTTCTTGCCGGTGTTCAACCGCCCCAACGTCACCCTCGTCGACGTCTCCGATTCCAAAGGCGTGGAACGGATCACCGAAAAGGGACTGGTGGCGGGCGGCGTCGAGTACGAGGTCGACTGCATCGTCTATGCCAGCGGCTTCGAAATCACCACCGAGATCAGCCGCCGCTATTCGATGGACACGATCGAGGGGCGCGACGGGCTGTCGCTGTTCGACTACTGGCGCGACGGATACAAGACGCTGCACGGGATGACCAGCCGCGGGTTCCCGAACCAGTTCTATACCGGTTTCACCCAGGTCGGCATCTCCGCCAACATCGCCGCCAACTACGAACTGCAGGGCGAGCACATCGCCTACGTCATCGCCGAGGCCTTGAGACGGGGGGCGACCACCGTGGAGCCCAGCGAGGAGGCGCAGGAGCAGTGGTGCGCGACGATCCGCGAAACCGCGGTCGACAATTCGGCGTTCGACGCCCAGTGCACGCCCGGCTACTACAACAACGAAGGCGGCGGCGGGGGAGAGGGCATCCGGTCGCACCTGGGCGAACCGTACGGTCCCGGCTTCTACGCCTTCGAGGACTTGCTGCGTCTGTGGCGTGACAAGGGCGACCTGGACGGGCTGGTGCTCGGCACTTGA
- a CDS encoding aromatic ring-hydroxylating oxygenase subunit alpha — MTDLAKDTNSAGAEELSSPMTIGVEAYICQDYARAERDKLWRRVWQQVGRVEEVPEVGSYLTYDILDDSIIVVRTGPNEFHAHHNVCMHRGRRLIDTPEGAKNACARTRKSFVCGFHGWTYGLDGACTHIREQQDWQDALTPDNTHLRPVRVDTWGGWLWINMDPDCEPLADFLFPAAKILDPFGLENMRYKWRKWLSFDCNWKVALEAFNETYHVFTTHPEFNKFGEFKGWAKAQGRHSNIGYDAPEDMEATKSKIRLGIGADPRVSTAEMQVYTMEETNATTTQTLVNAARRLVDELPEGTPADKVLEHWLASARRDDEARGVIWPTIPADILGQAGTAWQIFPNFQIGQGLTSALCYGARPHPSYNPDKCLFEVSVFELYPKGQEPQTEWEYTPVGDPRWRSVLPQDFSNMAAVQQGMKSLGFPGTKPNPYRERSTVNLHYQLSKYMGAGEPRELSGKESPSA, encoded by the coding sequence ATGACCGACCTCGCCAAAGACACGAATTCCGCGGGTGCCGAAGAACTCTCGAGTCCGATGACGATCGGCGTCGAGGCCTACATCTGTCAGGACTACGCCCGCGCCGAGCGCGACAAGCTGTGGCGCCGGGTCTGGCAGCAGGTTGGCCGCGTCGAGGAAGTGCCCGAGGTGGGCAGCTACCTGACCTACGACATCCTCGATGACTCGATCATCGTGGTGCGTACCGGCCCGAACGAGTTTCACGCGCACCACAACGTGTGCATGCACCGCGGCCGCCGGCTGATCGACACGCCCGAGGGCGCCAAGAATGCCTGCGCCCGTACCCGAAAGTCGTTCGTCTGTGGCTTTCACGGCTGGACCTACGGCTTGGACGGGGCGTGCACGCATATCCGCGAACAACAGGACTGGCAGGACGCGCTCACCCCGGACAACACCCACCTTCGCCCGGTGCGGGTCGACACGTGGGGCGGCTGGTTATGGATCAACATGGACCCAGATTGCGAGCCGCTGGCCGACTTCCTGTTCCCCGCCGCGAAGATCCTCGACCCGTTCGGCCTGGAGAACATGCGGTACAAGTGGCGCAAGTGGCTGTCCTTCGACTGCAACTGGAAGGTCGCGCTGGAGGCCTTCAACGAGACCTACCACGTCTTCACCACTCACCCGGAGTTCAACAAGTTCGGTGAGTTCAAGGGGTGGGCGAAAGCCCAAGGGCGACACAGCAACATCGGCTATGACGCCCCGGAGGACATGGAGGCCACCAAGTCCAAGATCCGCCTCGGTATCGGCGCCGATCCGCGCGTGTCCACCGCGGAGATGCAGGTGTACACGATGGAGGAGACCAACGCCACCACCACCCAGACGCTGGTGAACGCCGCCCGGCGGCTGGTCGACGAGTTGCCCGAGGGGACACCGGCCGACAAGGTCCTCGAGCACTGGCTGGCGTCGGCGCGCCGCGACGACGAGGCCCGTGGCGTGATCTGGCCGACGATTCCCGCCGACATCCTCGGGCAGGCTGGCACCGCGTGGCAGATCTTCCCGAACTTCCAGATCGGGCAGGGCCTGACCAGCGCGCTGTGCTACGGCGCGCGGCCGCACCCCAGTTACAACCCCGACAAGTGCCTGTTCGAGGTGTCGGTCTTCGAGCTGTACCCGAAAGGACAAGAGCCCCAGACGGAATGGGAGTACACCCCGGTCGGCGACCCGCGGTGGCGGTCGGTACTGCCGCAGGACTTCTCCAACATGGCCGCCGTGCAACAGGGCATGAAATCGCTCGGCTTCCCGGGCACCAAGCCCAACCCCTACCGCGAACGCAGCACCGTCAACCTGCACTACCAATTGTCGAAATACATGGGCGCCGGTGAGCCCCGAGAACTTTCAGGCAAGGAGTCCCCATCGGCATGA
- a CDS encoding SDR family NAD(P)-dependent oxidoreductase — MDDQIGHLGLAGRIVVVSGAGGGGIGTTVAAMTARAGATVIAVSRSKENLDEHIAPLAGQGLAVVPVAADASTDEGIATVIDHARRADGSLYGLVNVAGGAEPSTWMPSTRVTRSDWRKIFADNLETAFFMSQAVAAELVAHHQPGAIVSISSISGMNTAPFHIAYGSAKAAITAMTRTMAVELAQAGIRVNAVAPGVTETAASRTYVDEDPERDRQAIAMGRRGRPEEQAGAILFLLSEMSSYITGQTLLVDGGLDLKWSHLGADNTSLFLKDESFRAAIRRMS, encoded by the coding sequence ATGGACGATCAAATCGGGCACCTCGGGCTCGCCGGCCGCATCGTGGTGGTCTCCGGCGCCGGCGGCGGCGGGATCGGCACCACCGTCGCGGCCATGACCGCCCGGGCCGGGGCCACCGTGATCGCGGTGAGCCGATCCAAGGAAAACCTGGACGAGCACATCGCCCCGCTGGCCGGACAGGGCCTGGCCGTGGTGCCCGTCGCGGCCGACGCGTCGACCGACGAGGGCATCGCCACGGTGATCGACCACGCGCGCCGCGCCGACGGGAGCTTGTACGGGCTGGTCAACGTCGCCGGTGGCGCCGAGCCGTCGACGTGGATGCCGTCGACGCGGGTGACGCGCAGCGACTGGCGCAAGATCTTCGCCGACAACCTCGAGACGGCGTTCTTCATGAGCCAGGCCGTCGCGGCCGAACTCGTCGCGCACCACCAGCCGGGAGCGATCGTGTCGATCTCCTCGATCAGCGGCATGAACACCGCGCCGTTTCACATCGCCTACGGGTCCGCCAAGGCCGCGATCACCGCGATGACGCGCACGATGGCCGTCGAATTGGCGCAGGCGGGAATCCGGGTCAATGCCGTGGCACCCGGTGTCACCGAGACGGCGGCCTCGCGCACCTACGTCGACGAGGACCCCGAGCGGGATCGTCAGGCGATCGCCATGGGCCGGCGGGGCCGGCCCGAAGAACAGGCCGGGGCCATCCTGTTTCTGCTCTCGGAGATGTCGAGCTACATCACCGGCCAGACGCTGTTGGTCGACGGCGGGCTGGACCTCAAGTGGAGCCACCTCGGCGCCGACAACACGTCGCTCTTCCTCAAAGACGAATCCTTCCGGGCGGCAATTAGGAGGATGTCATGA
- a CDS encoding SMP-30/gluconolactonase/LRE family protein: protein MSISRALSTRPSRYAGPDATDVAPGWELERVTAPSRLFGANGLRTGPDGRIYIAQVTGSQISALDHRTGELVTASPRGGDIVAPDDVAFDPGGNLYATEVMDGRVSVRETSGRTRVLRDDVPSANGITFHHGRLFIGECREGGRLLEFDLSGGPPRVLLDNVPSPNAMEVGPDGLLYFPVMGANEIWRVDPDGGEPHCVATGLGVPDSVKFDAQGYLVSTQVASGQVLRIDPRSGEQRLLAQLNPGLDNCTFVGDRLFVSNFTGEITEISPDGTTTSVLAGGLNWPLDLAVGHDGQLYIADGTYFYVALPDGSLHTAGMLFSPGYPGFLRGLAASGPGEFVVTTSGGQVARYRPEASETEVLADGFDQLYGVAVSPGGVVVAELGTGRVLALRSGDVEVLATGLREPVGVAIDADGAPLVAEAGAGRVVRLAGSSADTVVADLQRPQGILVRDGVLYVVDADAKELIAVDLASRARQTIASGLPVGPPPGVTPKPLRGMPPFSGPQGPFAGIAAAADGTLYISADGEGSVLAVRPTGHGR, encoded by the coding sequence ATGTCCATTTCACGGGCCCTCTCCACGCGGCCCTCGCGGTACGCGGGCCCAGACGCAACCGACGTCGCGCCGGGCTGGGAGCTCGAGCGGGTCACCGCGCCCAGCCGGCTGTTCGGCGCCAACGGGCTGCGCACCGGCCCGGACGGCCGCATCTACATCGCGCAGGTGACCGGCAGCCAGATCAGCGCGCTGGACCACCGCACCGGCGAACTGGTGACCGCCAGCCCCAGGGGCGGCGACATCGTGGCGCCCGACGACGTCGCGTTCGACCCCGGCGGCAACCTGTACGCGACCGAGGTGATGGACGGCCGGGTCAGCGTGCGCGAGACCAGCGGTCGCACGCGCGTGCTGCGCGACGACGTGCCGTCGGCCAACGGCATCACCTTCCATCACGGCCGGTTGTTCATCGGGGAATGCCGGGAGGGCGGACGGCTGCTGGAATTCGACCTGTCGGGCGGCCCGCCACGGGTCCTCTTGGACAACGTGCCCTCACCGAACGCGATGGAGGTCGGTCCCGACGGTCTGCTGTACTTCCCGGTGATGGGCGCCAACGAGATCTGGCGCGTCGACCCCGATGGTGGCGAGCCGCACTGTGTCGCAACGGGTCTCGGCGTGCCCGACTCCGTCAAGTTCGATGCCCAGGGCTACCTCGTGTCGACGCAGGTGGCCAGCGGGCAGGTGCTGCGCATCGATCCCCGCAGCGGCGAGCAACGCCTGCTCGCCCAGCTGAACCCGGGGCTGGACAACTGCACCTTTGTCGGCGACCGGCTGTTCGTCTCCAACTTCACCGGCGAGATCACCGAGATATCCCCGGATGGCACAACGACATCCGTGCTGGCGGGCGGACTCAACTGGCCGTTAGACCTGGCCGTGGGCCACGACGGGCAACTCTACATCGCCGACGGCACCTACTTCTACGTCGCCCTGCCCGACGGGTCCTTGCACACCGCCGGGATGTTGTTCAGCCCCGGCTATCCCGGCTTCCTGCGCGGGCTCGCCGCGAGCGGGCCCGGCGAGTTCGTCGTCACGACATCGGGCGGCCAGGTCGCCCGCTACCGGCCCGAGGCCAGCGAAACCGAGGTGCTGGCGGACGGTTTCGATCAGCTCTACGGCGTGGCGGTGAGCCCCGGCGGTGTGGTGGTTGCGGAGTTGGGCACCGGGCGGGTGCTGGCGCTGCGGTCGGGGGACGTCGAGGTGCTGGCGACGGGCCTGCGCGAGCCGGTCGGCGTCGCGATCGACGCCGACGGGGCCCCGCTGGTGGCGGAGGCCGGCGCGGGGCGGGTGGTCAGGCTGGCCGGGTCGAGCGCCGACACCGTCGTCGCCGATCTGCAACGGCCCCAGGGCATTCTGGTCCGCGACGGCGTGCTCTATGTGGTCGATGCCGACGCCAAGGAATTGATCGCCGTCGACCTCGCCAGCCGCGCGCGCCAGACGATCGCGTCCGGGCTGCCGGTCGGCCCGCCGCCGGGCGTCACGCCCAAGCCGCTGCGCGGCATGCCACCGTTCTCCGGGCCGCAAGGTCCGTTCGCCGGCATCGCCGCCGCAGCCGATGGGACGCTGTACATTTCGGCCGATGGCGAGGGCAGCGTGCTGGCCGTACGCCCGACGGGGCACGGCCGCTGA
- a CDS encoding GntR family transcriptional regulator — MSQAIAADHRYLQIARTLRKEIVDGVYPVGSQLPTEHQLCERFAVSRYTVREALRRLREDNLVASRPRAGTRVVPRPASSSYAQDAMSIEDLLAFAAGAQLTIESNAMVTIDDELAARTGLEPGTQWLSVRGYRQADDASVPMCRTEYYISRSFAAVGRLLQRHAGPIFPLIEDLFGVSVSQLHQEIAAVLLSPELADGLGAEAGTAALQMRRTYTTSDGEVAQVTINTHLSSRFRYAMTMRRVTGQAG, encoded by the coding sequence ATGTCCCAGGCCATCGCGGCCGATCACCGCTACCTGCAGATCGCACGCACACTGCGCAAGGAGATCGTCGACGGGGTCTACCCGGTGGGATCTCAGCTGCCGACCGAGCACCAATTGTGTGAGCGCTTCGCGGTCAGCCGCTACACCGTTCGCGAGGCGCTGCGCCGGCTGCGGGAGGACAATCTGGTCGCGTCCCGGCCGCGGGCAGGCACCCGGGTGGTGCCGCGGCCGGCGTCGAGTTCCTATGCGCAGGACGCGATGTCGATCGAGGACCTGCTCGCGTTCGCGGCCGGCGCGCAACTGACCATCGAATCCAACGCGATGGTGACGATCGACGACGAGCTGGCCGCCCGCACCGGACTCGAGCCCGGCACCCAGTGGCTCTCGGTGCGCGGCTACCGGCAGGCCGACGACGCGTCGGTGCCGATGTGCCGCACGGAGTACTACATCAGCCGCAGTTTCGCCGCGGTCGGCAGGCTGCTGCAACGCCATGCCGGCCCGATTTTCCCGTTGATCGAGGATCTGTTCGGCGTGAGCGTCTCCCAGTTGCACCAGGAGATCGCGGCCGTCCTGCTGTCCCCGGAGCTGGCCGACGGCCTCGGCGCGGAAGCGGGAACGGCCGCGTTGCAGATGCGGCGCACCTACACGACCTCCGACGGCGAGGTGGCCCAGGTGACGATCAACACCCACCTGTCGTCGAGGTTTCGGTACGCGATGACCATGCGTCGCGTCACGGGTCAGGCCGGTTGA